Part of the bacterium BMS3Abin14 genome, TCCTGTGTTTTTAGTAAACAGTCGCATGGGCCTAGTCACTGCGACCCCCCTCAGCTCCGCCCGCAAGGGGCTTCACCTAATGGGGGCACTCCTTCTCCCGAAGTTACGGAGCTATTTTGCCGAGTTCCTTAACGAGGGTTCACTCAAGCGCCTTAGGATTCTCTCCTCACCCACCTGAGTCGGTTTTCGGTACGGTCAACCGGATATCTCCTTAGAGGTTTTTCTTGGCAGCGTGGGATCAACCAGTTTGCGGCCTTACGGCCTCCCCATCGCATCTCAGGGTTAATGACATTCCGGATTTGCCTGGAACGTCCCCCTACGTGCTTGGACCAGCATTTCCATTCGCTGGATGGCCTACCCTCCTGCGTCACCCCATCGTACAAACGACATCCGACTGGTACAGGAATATTAACCTGTTTCCCATCGCCTACGCTTTTCAGCCTCGGCTTAGGGGCCGACTGACCCTGGGCGGATTACCCTTCCCCAGGAAACCTTGGGTTTTCGGCGAGCCGGTTTCTCACCGGCTTTATCGTTACTCATGCCAACATACTCACTTCCATGTCGTCCACTAGTCCTCACGGTCCAGCTTCAGCCAACATGGAACGCTCCCCTACCACTCAACCCGTCGAAACGGGCTGAATCCGCGGCTTCGGTGACTAGCTTAAGCCCCGTTACATTTTCGGCGCAAAACCACTCGACCAGTGAGCTGTTACGCTTTCTTTAAAGGGTGGCTGCTTCTAAGCCAACCTCCTGGCTGTCAGAGCAATTTCACATCCTTTCCCACTTAGCTAGTACTTCGGGACCTTAGCCGGCGGTCTGGGTTGTTTCCCTCTCGTCAATGGAAGTTATCTCCCACTGGCTGACTCCTGCGCTGAGGAATCGTGGCATTCGGAGTTTGATTGGGTTTGGTAGGCTGGTAGGCCCCCTAGTCCATTCAGTGCTCTACCACCACGATCCATACGCAAGGCTATACCTAAATATATTTCGGGGAGAACCAGCTATTTCCGGGTTTGATTGGCCTTTCACCCCTATCCACAGCTCATCCCCTGAGTTTTCAACCTCAGTGGGTTCGGGCCTCCATCTCGTGTTACCGAGACTTCACCCTGGCCATGGATAGATCACCCGGTTTCGGGTCTACTACACGCAACTGAATCGCCCTGTTCAGACTCGCTTTCGCTACGGCTCCACCTCTCCGGCTTAACCTCGCTACGTACAGTAACTCGTTGGCTCATTATACAAAAGGCACGCGGTCACCCTGTTCCCATCCAGGACGGAAACATAGGGCTCCCACAACTTGTAGGCATACGGTTTCAGGTTCTATTTCACTCTCCGCCAGGAGTCCTTTTCACCTTTCCCTCACGGTACTGGTTCACTATCGGTCGCCAAGGAGTATTTAGCCTTGGGAGATGGTCCTCCCAGATTCCCACAGGGTTCCTCGTGTCCCGCGGTACTCGGGAACCACGCCGGGAGTTTTTACCCTTTCGTCTACCGGACTGTCACCGTCTCTGGTCGGCCTTTCCAGGCCGTTCGACTAGAGTAAAAATTTGTAACTCCCTCACAGGTCCATACACCTGCATGGCAGGTCCCACAACCCCGGATGAACAACGCGCATGGGCTTACATTCATCCGGTTTGGGCTGATCCCGTTTCGCTCGCCGCTACTCAGGGAATCGCATTTGCTTTCTCTTCCTCGGGGTACTTAGATGTTTCAGTTCCCCCGGTTAGCTTCCCGCACCTATGTATTCAGCACGGGATGACTCCGCATGACCGGAGCCGGGTTTCCCCATTCGGGAATCTCCGGGTCAAAGCCTGTTTAGCGGCTTACCGAAGCTTATCGCAGCTTACCACGCCCTTCATCGCCTCTTGGCGCCAAGGCATCCACCGTACGCCCTTAATAGCTTGACCACCTTAGACTTACCCTTGACGGGTTCAGCCCTGGGGTCAACACGTTCTATCGGTGATGACTTAAACAAAAATAATTAACCTTCATCTTCAATTTTCAAAGAACAGGTACTTCCTGAAAAATTCAACGACATCAAAGCTCGCCCACGGAATCCGTTGCTCAACGATGTCTTTTCATGCGGCTGATCCGGGCTTGCCGGGACGTGCCTTTCGATCATTCAGCAGGCTCACAACAGGCAACCCGGAGACCAATTTTCACTTATTGTAAAAACTGGTGGAGGTAAGCGGATTCGAACCGCTGACCCCCTGCGTGCAAAGCAGGTGCTCTCCCAACTGAGCTATACCCCCGCGACAACGAGCTTTTTAACAGGAGCTGCCTTTGGTGGGCCTAGGTAGATTTGAACTACCGACCTCGCGCTTATCAGGCGCGCGCTCTAACCAACTGAGCTATAGGCCCGCTATTCAAAGAACGGAAAATCTCCGGGCTTTGAAAACTAAATAGCGACATCGTCAGGTCAAGACCGACCAGGTGTCCTGCCGCGCCAGTGGCGCGACGAGGGACTCCTTAGAAAGGAGGTGATCCAGCCGCAGGTTCCCCTACGGCTACCTTGTTACGACTTCACCCCAATTACCAATCATACCTTAGGCGGCTGCCTCCCGAAGGTTAGCCCACCGACTTCTGGTACAACCGACTCTCGTGGTGTGACGGGCGGTGTGTACAAGACCCGGGAACGTATTCACCGCGGCATGCTGATCCGCGATTACTAGCGATTCCTACTTCATGGAGTCGGGTTGCAGACTCCAATCCGAACTGAGACCTACTTTTTGGGATTAGCTCCCCCTCGCGGGTTCGCAGCCCTCTGTATAGGCCATTGTAGCACGTGTGTAGCCCTGGGCATAAAGGCCATGATGACTTGACGTCGTCCCCACCTTCCTCCGGTTTATCACCGGCAGTCCCCCTAGAGTCCCCGGCATTATCCGCTGGCAACTAAGGGTAGGGGTTGCGCTCGTTGCGGGACTTAACCCAACATCTCACGACACGAGCTGACGACAGCCATGCAGCACCTGTCACCTCGTCCCACCGAAGTGGGAAAACCCTGTTTCTAGGGCGAGCGAGGGATGTCAAACCCAGGTAAGGTTCTTCGCGTTGCTTCGAATTAAACCACATGCTCCACCGCTTGTGCGGGTCCCCGTCAATTCCTTTGAGTTTTAGCCTTGCGGCCGTAGTCCCCAGGCGGAGTACTTAATGCGTTAGCTGCGGCACAGGGGGGGTCGGTACCCCCTACACCTAGTACTCACCGTTTACAGCGTGGACTACCAGGGTATCTAATCCTGTTTGCTCCCCACGCTTTCGCGTCTCAGCGTCAGTATCGGTCCAGAAAGCCGCCTTCGCCACCGGTGTTCTTCCCAATATCTACGAATTTCACCTCTACACTGGGAATTCCGCTTTCCTCTCCCGTACTCAAGCCAGGCAGTATCTGAAGCAGTTCATCGGTTGAGCCGACGGATTTCACTTCAGACTTACCAAGCCGCCTACACGCCCTTTACGCCCAGTAATTCCGAACAACGCTTGCACCCTCCGTATTACCGCGGCTGCTGGCACGGAGTTAGCCGGTGCTTCCTCTGGTGGTACCGTCAACCAAGCCGGGTATTAACCGGCAAGGCTTTCTTCCCACCTGACAGAGCTTTACGACCCGAGGGCCTTCATCGCTCACGCGGCGTCGCTGCGTCAGGGTTTCCCCCATTGCGCAAGATTCCCCACTGCTGCCTCCCGTAGGAGTCTGGACCGTGTCTCAGTTCCAGTGTGGCTGATCGTCCTCTCAGACCAGCTAACCATCGAAGCCTTGGTAGGCCATTACCCCACCAACTAGCTAATGGTACGCGGGCTCATCCCCAGACGAAAGCCGAAGCCTCCTTTGGTCAAACCACCTATGTGATTTGACGTTATTCCGTATTAGCCCGCCTTTCGGCGAGTTATCCCGAATCCAAGGGCAGATTACCCACGCGCTACTCACCCGTGCGCCACTTTACTTTCCACCCGAAGGCGGATTTCACGTTCGACTTGCATGTGTTAGGCACGCCGCCAGCGTTCGTTCTGAGCCAGGATCAAACTCTCCAATTAAAACATTCGAAAACCCGAAGGTTCTCTATTGTTGCATTTTGGTTCATTGACTTGACCAAACGATTTTGCTGTCGCTATTTAGTTTTCAAAGACCAGAAGCGAAACTCTTCTAAATTAAACTATACTCAAAACACTTCGCCATGTCAAGAATATATGTTTGCCGGCCGGTGTTCGTATTCCAGATCGGCTATTCACCGGAGCAACAGCCGCGAAATATAGACACATCTCGCGGGCGTGTCAAGAGGTTTTTTCAACTTTATTCAAATTCTACAGGATTGGCCGTTTACCCCAGTTCCAGACCCCTGATCACCGGGATCATGAGGATCTCACCGGGGAAAATTACAGCCGGTCTGTGCGTTTTACGTGTCCGGTCTATACGGTGGGCGCTCACTCCATATCGCCTGGATATGTCCCACAGGGTATCACCTTTGCGAACCCGGTAGGTTATCCATTTGATCTCGTCCAGGTTCCGCACAACCTTCGAGACCATTTCAGTGTCCAGAGAGCAGGGGACCCGTAAACTATATCCGGCTTTTCTCGGGGGCACACGCCCCTTGATTAGCGATGGGTTGAGGGCCCTCAACACCCCTTCCTGCGTACCGAATTCGGCCTCAAGACTCGCCAGTTTCACTCCTCCCGGAACGTTGATCTCCTGAAAATCAAGGGGAGGCTGGTAGTCAGGAAAAATACCGTATCTCTCGGGCTCCATGGCCACAAGCAGTGCGGCATAAAATGCGGGGACATATATCCTGGTTTCCCGGGGCAAACGAAGGTCCTCAAATCGACCCTCAAGGCCCATCCGTTTTGCCCTGTTGATGGCTGCCTGCACCCTGCCCTCACCGGCATTATAGGCGGCCAGAACGAGGTCCCAATCGTTGAATCGTTTTCTCAGATATTTGAGATAACGGGCGGCTCCCTCTGTGCTCATGGCAAAATCGAGCCTCTGGTCCTCCCACGCGTTCGTCCTCAGTCCGAAGCGCCGTGAAGTCGCCCGGATCATCTGCCACATCCCGGTTGCCCCGGCACGACTTCGAGCAAAGGAGCGGTAACCGCTCTCAATGATGCACAGATAGGCCAGTTCGGCAGGGAGCCCGTTCTGTTTCAGAACAAGTTCCATATGGTTCACATATCTCGATGAGAGAGAGATGGACCTCCGGATGTCCTCCCTCTTTACGGTGAGCAGGTGATCTAACTGGACCCTGACCTCCTTCGTGTAGGCCCGCGCGATGGCCCTTTCGGCAAGGGGACCGTCCGCCAGGGCGCCCAGGCCGGGTTTTGCTATAAGGTTGTAATCAACTGATAGCCCCCCGTTGGAGAATATGGCTGTCCAGGCGTTCGCACGGGTGCTGATCTCCAGGATGGATATGCCTACGCCAAATACAACCAGGATCCACAACGCTATTTTGCGTAAATTCAGACCATCTTCAGGACCCATTAACAACGCACCTCTTCATCAAGACCTGGTCGCAAAAAATCAATATCTGATCGCAAAAAGTCCATCAATCAACGATTCGGAGGAATCGGATTTTCCCAACCTTGAGTATTTTTTCCCCATCGGATTCAATTTCCAGTTTCGTATCCGACAGCTTTTCACCGTCCAGCCTGACCCCACCCGACCGTATGAGCCGCATTGCCTCGGAGGTGCTGGTGACAAGCCCGCTTTCAAGCATGACCCTGGCGATCCAGACCGTCTTCCCTTTGAGGTGGAACACCGGCATATTCTCCGGAGTCTCCCTGCGGCTGAAAACACTGTTAAAGGCTTCTTCGGCTTTTTTGGCATCCTCTTCCCCGTGGTAACGGGAGGCAATTTCCAAAGCCAGCGAACGTTTGGCATCCATGGGGTGGACCTTTTCAGTTTTCATGCCATTTTGCAGTTTTCTCAAATCCTGGTTGCTTATGCCACTTAGAAGCTCGTAATAACGCATCATCAACTCGTCGGATATTGACATGAGTTTTCCGTAAATTTCAGCGGCAGGTTCACTGACCCCGACATAGTTGTCGTAGGACTTGCTCATCTTGTGAACCCCGTCCGTCCCCTCCAGAAGCGGCATGGTTATGACCACCTGGGGGGGCTGTCCGTAGGCCCTCTGGAGATCTCGCCCAACGAGAAGGTTGAACTTCTGATCCGTGCCGCCCAGTTCCACATCTGCTTTAAGAGCAACGGAATCGTAACCCTGGATCAGGGGATAGAGGAATTCGTGGATGCTGATATGCCGCTGTTCCGCATATCTTTTCCTGAAGTCATCCCGTTCCAGCATCCTGGCCACGCTGTAGTGTGCCGCAAGTTCGACAAGGCCGTCGGCACTCATCTTTTTCATCCACGCACTGTTGAAAGCAACTTCGGTCCGGTCCGGGTCCAGAATTTTGAAGGTCTGTTCCTGATAGGTCTCGGCATTCTTCAACACCTGATCCCTTGTCAGCGCCACTCTTGTCTCGGACCGCCCTGTGGGATCCCCGATCATCCCGGTAAAATCCCCGACAAGAAAGATCACCTTGTGACCAAGGTCCTGAAAATGCCTCATCTTCTGCAGGAGAACCGTGTGCCCCAGATGAAGGTCCGGCGCCGTAGGATCAAACCCCGCCTTTATTCTGAGTGGGGCCCCGGTCTCGAGGGACCTTTCGATTTTGGCGGTCATCTCCTCGACGGAGATCAGATCCACCGCGCCGCGGCCGATAAGGTCCATCTGTCTTTTGAGCTCAGTTTTTCGGTTCATATTTTAAGTCCAGAGTCCATCCGCCTTCGCTCTTCGAGCTATGGCGGACAGGGGTTCAACGTTCAGATACGGTTCAACGGTTCAACGTTCCAGAAATACCAGGGTCTGGGATCTGGGATCTGGGATCTGGGATCTGGACTAGACACAAGACCCTGAAGTTCTTCGACACCTCAAACCTCAAACTAATAAATACCCTCTTCCCTTAGCTGCCTCCATGGCCACGCCTTCCAGGAGCCCCCAGTCGCTGACGGTCATCTTCAGCATCCCCCAGTGTTTCATTAATTGCCTGACAATCATTGATCCTGCGGGGATAAGATCCTCCCTCCCCTCCTCCATGCCCGGAAGGCCTGACCTCTCCACGATCTTCATCCGAATCAGGGCGTCGGTGAGTTCACTGATACGGTCCAGGGAAAGGACGTGACCATTTACCAGAGTAGGATCGTATTCGTCAATGCCCAAATCCAGGGCCGCCAACGTCGTCGGTGTGCCTGCGGTGGCGGCGAGAGTCTTTCCCCCTGAGGGAAGTTCGCTGACAAACCGTTCCACTTTTCTTCTCATTCGCCGGATCTCTTCCGGAAGCGGGGGATCCGAACGCAGGCAGGCCTCCGTCAGATGAACAACCCCCACAGGCATGCTTCTCCACCATTGAATAGCGCCGGAGATTATTCGAATGGCCTCTGTGCTTCCCCCGCCGATATCGATGACCATGCCATCATTAATTCGGCCTATGCCTCCCTGAACCCCCAGGGCGGTCAGATGCGCCTCTTCCTCCCCCGATATGACCTCAAGGGGAAAACCTAAAACATCTTCGGCTTTTTCAAGTATTACCGCCCCGTTCGGCGCATCCCTCAGCGCACTGGTCCCAACGGCCCGGGCTCTGGCAACATTCCTGTTCCCAAGCTCCCTGGAAAAATCCTCGAGGGCGCGAAGCGTCATGTCAACCGGTCCGGGCAAGAGTCGTCGATTCCTACTCAAACCCTTACCCAAACGGGTTATCCTGCGGAAAACCTTCAAGGGCTCCAGTACATCCCCGGAAGATCGCGCGACAAGACACCTGATGGTATTGGTTCCGATGTCAAAAGCCGCGACGTTCATGACATTCCCCTCCCGCCGGGGGCTGATTCAATAGTCCAGAGTCCAGTATCCATCCACCTTCGCTCAGGGAGCTACGGCGGACAGGGAGTCCAGAGTCCAGAGGCCTACTTCGATACCTGGACACCCGAATAGACACTATATCATCCGTTTTTCATCCAGGGAACGATTGATGACTTCGCAAAAAGCCGCGAATGGACTTTTTGCGGCCCTATCAACGGTTGACACCCCGAATCCTTGAAACCCCGCATTCGGCATGGTAATAAGGGTTGCGATGAACCGAATATCTCCTGCCCTTCTGAGTATCATTATACTCTTTTCAATGGTAGCAGGCGCCAAGGCTCGGACACCGGCGCTCAAATACCCCGGGAAGTCCGCCGGGGGCCTTTCCGTGGAGGTCCCCGCCGGCTGGCTTGCCGATCAGGCTGATGCCAACGTCAAGGATCGCATCCGGCGACTGCGGGACCGCATCAGGAACGACCTCTCTCTCATCGTCGTCGTAACCGGGCACACCGACACCTTCGGATCTCCAGCGGAAAATATGGCCATTGGATATTACTATGCCCATGAGGTTGCAAACCA contains:
- the mltD gene encoding membrane-bound lytic murein transglycosylase D precursor produces the protein MGPEDGLNLRKIALWILVVFGVGISILEISTRANAWTAIFSNGGLSVDYNLIAKPGLGALADGPLAERAIARAYTKEVRVQLDHLLTVKREDIRRSISLSSRYVNHMELVLKQNGLPAELAYLCIIESGYRSFARSRAGATGMWQMIRATSRRFGLRTNAWEDQRLDFAMSTEGAARYLKYLRKRFNDWDLVLAAYNAGEGRVQAAINRAKRMGLEGRFEDLRLPRETRIYVPAFYAALLVAMEPERYGIFPDYQPPLDFQEINVPGGVKLASLEAEFGTQEGVLRALNPSLIKGRVPPRKAGYSLRVPCSLDTEMVSKVVRNLDEIKWITYRVRKGDTLWDISRRYGVSAHRIDRTRKTHRPAVIFPGEILMIPVIRGLELG
- the gppA gene encoding guanosine-5'-triphosphate,3'-diphosphate pyrophosphatase, with product MNVAAFDIGTNTIRCLVARSSGDVLEPLKVFRRITRLGKGLSRNRRLLPGPVDMTLRALEDFSRELGNRNVARARAVGTSALRDAPNGAVILEKAEDVLGFPLEVISGEEEAHLTALGVQGGIGRINDGMVIDIGGGSTEAIRIISGAIQWWRSMPVGVVHLTEACLRSDPPLPEEIRRMRRKVERFVSELPSGGKTLAATAGTPTTLAALDLGIDEYDPTLVNGHVLSLDRISELTDALIRMKIVERSGLPGMEEGREDLIPAGSMIVRQLMKHWGMLKMTVSDWGLLEGVAMEAAKGRGYLLV
- the tyrS gene encoding tyrosine--tRNA ligase gives rise to the protein MNRKTELKRQMDLIGRGAVDLISVEEMTAKIERSLETGAPLRIKAGFDPTAPDLHLGHTVLLQKMRHFQDLGHKVIFLVGDFTGMIGDPTGRSETRVALTRDQVLKNAETYQEQTFKILDPDRTEVAFNSAWMKKMSADGLVELAAHYSVARMLERDDFRKRYAEQRHISIHEFLYPLIQGYDSVALKADVELGGTDQKFNLLVGRDLQRAYGQPPQVVITMPLLEGTDGVHKMSKSYDNYVGVSEPAAEIYGKLMSISDELMMRYYELLSGISNQDLRKLQNGMKTEKVHPMDAKRSLALEIASRYHGEEDAKKAEEAFNSVFSRRETPENMPVFHLKGKTVWIARVMLESGLVTSTSEAMRLIRSGGVRLDGEKLSDTKLEIESDGEKILKVGKIRFLRIVD